TCAAGCCATTGCCTATCACTAATCCGTTTAACTCTACTCATATGTCCTAAAAGTTTGATTTTCATTCAAGCTTTACACTGCAAGGACAAGATATCAGGCCTCAATAGTACACCATCAATCCTAGCAGCATTCCTTTGCTGCCAAACTGCATAGTAGCCACTCATGAAGACAGCTACACAGACAAGCTTCTTAAGGGCAGGCCACTTCCTTGTTCCTAACCAAATAATTCTATTCCCACAAGGCATAGGGATCTGCAACCAGCTGCAAAGGGAGCTCAGCACATCAGTGACATACCTGCAATGCTGAAAGAGATGTGTGATTGTCTCCTTATCAGTACCACAGATACAGCACAACTCATCAGCATAGATACCAATTTTATACAAACGAACTTTAGTATTTAAAGCATTCTTCATAAGGAGCCAGTTCAGGAAGCAATGCTTAGGGATAGCCCAGTTACACCAAACTAGCTTAGCCCAGCCAACTTTTGGTTCTTTGTGACGAAGCCATTGATAGCCAGAATGCAAACTGTATCCCTTAGGATCTGCAAGCCAAACACCATTAAGGTAACCAGTAGAAAAAGCATCCCTAGTCCTACAAATTGCCTTCCAATTGCCACTCAAATGGGACTTAGGAAGATAAGTAGACCAGGGACATCCTTTTAAGAATAACTGATGTACccattgatgcatgtcctaaatatgatgttttacaccctattttacacgcatttcagagctcatttgtgtagtttaagctaccattttccctatttccgtctactttcgtgttttttgtatattattgcagaaatgtgaagaatccagcggaaatcgagccgaatccgtccctaagtaccttgcattgcatttgacgtgaagtatttactcaagaaacgaacttggtccgcatttcaaggcctgaaagacaagtttatgaagaatttagaagcggactaccagctacagtggtcgatcgaccgatgcctcTGGAAGAATAATCTAAGTCaagttttgtatcaaaattaaatttataatccaaactaaaa
The Silene latifolia isolate original U9 population chromosome 11, ASM4854445v1, whole genome shotgun sequence genome window above contains:
- the LOC141614111 gene encoding uncharacterized protein LOC141614111 yields the protein MHQWVHQLFLKGCPWSTYLPKSHLSGNWKAICRTRDAFSTGYLNGVWLADPKGYSLHSGYQWLRHKEPKVGWAKLVWCNWAIPKHCFLNWLLMKNALNTKVRLYKIGIYADELCCICGTDKETITHLFQHCRYVTDVLSSLCSWLQIPMPCGNRIIWLGTRKWPALKKLVCVAVFMSGYYAVWQQRNAARIDGVLLRPDILSLQCKA